In Pyrus communis chromosome 1, drPyrComm1.1, whole genome shotgun sequence, the following are encoded in one genomic region:
- the LOC137732360 gene encoding salicylic acid-binding protein 2-like codes for MAAAPKEEKHFVLVHGACHGAWCWYKLKPKLESAGHKVTALDLAASGVDARAIADVHSLAEYSEPLLHFIESLGPKEEVILVGHSLGGMNLALAMERFPHKITAAVFLTAFLPDTIHQPSYVLNQFTQKMPAEAWLDTRFANYGSAKEPLTSMHFGPMFLTRLYELSPIEDLELAKCLARTSSLFLEDSSKMKNFSNEGFGSVTRVYMVCNEDKAIPAEFQRWMIENSGVTNVVEIKGADHMPMFSKPQELCNSLLEIGNK; via the exons ATGGCAGCTGCACCAAAAGAAGAGAAACATTTTGTTCTAGTTCATGGGGCGTGCCATGGCGCTTGGTGCTGGTACAAGCTCAAACCGAAGCTCGAGTCCGCCGGTCACAAGGTCACAGCGCTGGACCTTGCAGCTTCCGGCGTGGACGCAAGGGCCATCGCAGATGTTCACTCATTGGCAGAGTACTCCGAGCCTTTGTTGCACTTCATCGAATCACTCGGTCCGAAAGAGGAGGTGATTCTTGTAGGTCATAGCCTTGGAGGCATGAACTTGGCCCTTGCCATGGAAAGGTTCCCGCACAAAATTACTGCTGCTGTTTTCTTAACTGCCTTTCTGCCAGATACCATTCACCAGCCTTCATATGTTTTGAATCAG TTCACGCAAAAGATGCCCGCGGAAGCATGGTTGGACACCCGGTTTGCAAATTACGGAAGTGCCAAAGAACCTTTAACATCAATGCATTTTGGTCCAATGTTCTTAACGAGGCTCTATGAACTCAGTCCCATTGAG GATCTGGAACTTGCCAAATGCTTAGCGAGGACAAGTTCACTATTTCTTGAAGACTCGTCAAAGATGAAGAATTTCTCGAACGAAGGATTTGGGTCGGTCACTCGAGTTTACATGGTCTGTAACGAAGATAAAGCAATACCAGCTGAATTTCAACGGTGGATGATCGAAAACAGTGGTGTTACAAATGTGGTGGAGATTAAGGGTGCTGATCATATGCCAATGTTTTCCAAGCCCCAAGAACTTTGCAATTCTCTGTTGGAGATAGGAAATAAGTAA
- the LOC137732341 gene encoding nuclear pore complex protein NUP58-like, which translates to MAFSSLFSTAQPQQQQQQSLFQTQQASQPFQQSSSFFSQQPLQQQPPLFPQPQFQQQPLFQQPQFQQQQQQQQQQQLYLFTNEKTPASYGTKWADLHPDSQKVLLQIEERILGYRDESQRLDQCSRLCDSSVSNDAFEHDASRILQELGGIGTSMDREKAVLHELMAIVKDMLRNSEVAVRSFMILRPRFLHPNAGGTSNATAPSQAPGATVPPGSSSQPTTTSIVPVFDFYNGIPRKPSPFLQQTMARFEKYLVECRQWIEELEQLLLDSERNSANDRSSLLQSLPNVMKNVHDFFVHVAAKVESIHQYVVSMKTAYLVNQRRQGDGNDPFLEADRRETARQEAAAKRAHPTLHLSATSQPSTQVAGLFASSGTPGTSTAPQTSAATITASSGSGLFSTPSAPSASTSSSLFATPPTSGPASSLFSTPSATPQASLISSSSAFGPASTPSLFSNPTPGFSSTTPIGSSLFTSGSAGSGLNSSFTSTKSARPRSRTGGRR; encoded by the exons ATGGCGTTCTCGTCATTATTCTCCACGGCGCAGCcccaacagcagcagcagcaatcgCTGTTTCAAACTCAACAGGCCTCGCAGCCTTTTCAGCAAAGCAGCTCCTTTTTCTCCCAACAACCACTGCAGCAGCAGCCGCCGCTGTTCCCACAGCCGCAATTTCAGCAGCAGCCACTGTTTCAACAGCCTCAATttcagcagcagcaacagcagcagcagcagcagcaattgTACTTGTTTACGAACGAGAAGACTCCGGCGAGTTATGGTACCAAGTGGGCGGATCTCCATCCGGATTCCCAGAAAGTTCTTCTGCAAATTGA GGAACGGATACTGGGATATAGGGATGAAAGCCAGCGGCTGGATCAGTGTAGTCGCCTCTGCGATTCATCAGTTTCGAATGATGCTTTTGAGCATGACGCAAGTCGTATTCTCCAG GAACTTGGGGGTATTGGTACTTCCATGGACCGAGAGAAAGCTGTTCTGCACGAGCTGATGGCTATTGTGAAAGATATGTTGCGGAACAGCGAGGTTGCTGTTCGTTCTTTCATGATTCTACGCCCAAGGTTTCTTCATCCAAATGCAGGAGGTACTTCAAATGCTACTGCCCCATCACAAGCTCCTGGAGCAACAGTACCACCAGGTTCAAGTAGTCAACCAACAACTACTTCTATAGTGCCAGTTTTTGATTTTTACAATGGGATTCCAAGGAAACCATCTCCCTTCCTACAGCAAACAATGGCAAGATTTGAGAAGTATCTTGTTGAGTGTCGCCAGTGGATTGAAGAATTAGAGCAGCTGCTTCTGGACTCAGAGAGGAACTCTGCCAATGATAGATCCTCATTGTTGCAGTCTCTTCCAAATGTTATGAAAAATGTGCATGATTTTTTTGTTCACGTGGCAGCTAAG GTGGAGAGTATTCATCAATACGTTGTGTCCATGAAAACAGCTTATCTTGTTAACCAGCGCCGCCAAGGGGATGGGAATGATCCATTTCTCGAGGCTGATCGGCGGGAAACTGCTAGGCAAGAAGCTGCTGCTAAGAGGGCGCATCCAACTTTGCATTTATCTGCAACTTCGCAACCATCAACCCAAGTTGCTGGGTTGTTTGCCAGTTCAGGAACTCCTGGGACATCGACTGCCCCACAGACATCTGCAGCTACCATTACAGCTTCATCTGGGAGTGGACTTTTCAGTACCCCTTCTGCTCCATCTGCTTCCACGTCTTCCTCTCTGTTTGCTACACCACCCACTTCGGGTCCTGCATCTTCTCTTTTTTCAACACCGTCTGCTACACCCCAGGCATCACTGATTAGTTCTTCATCAGCGTTTGGACCTGCTTCAACTCCCTCTCTGTTTTCCAATCCTACTCCAGGCTTCAGTTCTACTACTCCTATTGGAAGTTCATTATTTACTTCAG GTAGTGCTGGATCAGGGCTGAATTCTAGCTTTACTTCAACG AAATCAGCACGGCCGAGAAGTCGGACTGGTGGCCGCCGTTAG